ATCATTATTTTGGTGTTTGTCCTCTTGCTTCTGGGTGGTGGTGGTTTTGGCGTCTATTATTTTTTCCTGGCGCCTAAGCCACCTTCAGCGGAAGAGCTGGCTAAGATAGAAGCGGAAAAGAATAAAAAACCTGAAATTCTGCCGGTATTTTCCCTGAAACCATTTGTGGTGAACCTGGCCGATGGCAAGGGACGCCGTTATCTGAAAGTGAGTATGAAACTGGAATTGAGCAGTGATGAGCTTTTGGAAGAAGTAGAAAAAAGGCAACCGCAGATCCGTGATGTCATCCTTACCCTCCTGAGTTCCAAAACCTCAGATGAGGTAAATTCAATGGAAGGGAAATTCCTGCTGCGGGAAGAAATCATCAAGCGGGTAAACACGTTTCTTATTACCGGTAAAATAACCAAAATCTATCTGGAAGAATTTGTGGTGCAATAGCATCCGAGACAGGAAACATGAGCCAGGTACTGACTCAAGATGAAATAGATTCCCTGTTACAGGGGGTTAATGAAGGCGAGATTGAAACGGAAACCGATATTTCGGTTACCGATGAGGATGTCCATCAATACGATCTCACCAGCCAGGAACGGATTATCCGGGGTAAAATGCCCACCCTGGAAATTATTAATCAGCGGTTCTCAAGGAATTTTCGGGCCTCCCTTTCAGCGATGCTCCATCGGGTCATTGATGTCACTCCGCTGGTGACCGATATGATGAAATTCGGGGAATTTCTGAAAACGATTCCGGTTCCGGCCAGTATCCATCTTTTTAAAATGGAGCCTTTGCGGGGTATGGCCCTGATGGTGGTGGAAAGTAAA
The sequence above is drawn from the Pseudomonadota bacterium genome and encodes:
- a CDS encoding flagellar basal body-associated FliL family protein, coding for MMAKNEVDGENPEVPEEGKKKSKKLLIIILVFVLLLLGGGGFGVYYFFLAPKPPSAEELAKIEAEKNKKPEILPVFSLKPFVVNLADGKGRRYLKVSMKLELSSDELLEEVEKRQPQIRDVILTLLSSKTSDEVNSMEGKFLLREEIIKRVNTFLITGKITKIYLEEFVVQ